One Candidatus Methylomirabilota bacterium genomic window, GAGATGCCGGCCGTCGGCCAGCCGCAGCTGGGTCATGCCCGCGCCGAAGATGCCGACCATCATCGGCTCCACCACGGTCAGCGCGAAGAGGGCGCCGATGGCCGCGTCCACCGCGTTGCCGCCCGCCGCGAGCATCTCGGCGCCCGCCGCCGAGCCCAGCGGGTGATTGGTGACGACCATGCCCCGTGACGCCGTCGCCGGCCGCTTCTCCGTCATCGCGTTCGCTCCGTCAGGGCGTGGGCCAGACGTCGGGCAGCTTCGTGGCGATCCACTTCGCGAGCGCCGCGTTCACCACGCGGGGCTTCTCCTGGGCCATCCAGTGCCCCGACGGCACCACCACCTCGGTGAGGTCACAGCAATCCCGCCGCATCGGCTCGGCCAGCCGGGAGTGGACCGTCTCGCACGTGTAGTCGTACTCGCCGTGCAGGAACAGGACGGGCAGGCTCAGCCGGCCGCCGTCGCGGGCCCGCGCCGCGTAGGCCACGTTGCGGTCGCCGTTCATGTACCAGGAGTCCGGGCCGAAGAAGCCGTGGCGGGCGAGCCCGGCCGCGTAGGCGTCCA contains:
- a CDS encoding gamma-glutamyltransferase; amino-acid sequence: MTEKRPATASRGMVVTNHPLGSAAGAEMLAAGGNAVDAAIGALFALTVVEPMMVGIFGAGMTQLRLADGRHL